In Candidatus Saccharibacteria bacterium oral taxon 488, a single window of DNA contains:
- a CDS encoding uracil-DNA glycosylase family protein produces MTRPLLYDEIDQDSMNASFHARGWPPVYTASPCSRIVLVGQAPGRIAQETRTPWNDASGRTLRQWLGVTDEQFYDPSLFALMPMDFYYPGKAAHGDLPPRPEFAKKWHPRLLAQMPDVRLTILVGAHAQQYYLNKQAKRNLTETVAHYMEYLPHYFPLVHPSPLNFRWRARNPWFEMNVIPILSKMVKELAQ; encoded by the coding sequence ATGACTAGGCCGTTGCTGTATGATGAAATCGATCAAGATAGTATGAATGCTTCGTTTCATGCTCGTGGTTGGCCGCCAGTCTATACCGCTTCGCCCTGCTCACGTATCGTGCTGGTTGGTCAGGCGCCGGGACGAATAGCGCAGGAAACACGCACGCCATGGAATGATGCCAGTGGTCGCACATTGCGTCAGTGGCTGGGGGTTACCGATGAACAATTTTATGATCCTAGTTTGTTTGCTCTAATGCCAATGGATTTTTATTATCCAGGTAAGGCTGCGCATGGTGATTTACCGCCGCGACCGGAATTTGCCAAAAAGTGGCATCCACGGCTGCTAGCACAGATGCCGGATGTGAGGCTGACGATTTTAGTCGGTGCTCATGCTCAGCAATACTATCTCAACAAACAGGCGAAGCGCAACCTGACCGAAACAGTCGCGCATTATATGGAGTATCTGCCTCATTATTTTCCACTTGTCCATCCGTCACCGCTTAACTTCCGCTGGCGGGCGCGCAATCCATGGTTCGAAATGAACGTCATTCCGATTCTGTCTAAGATGGTCAAAGAATTAGCACAGTAG
- a CDS encoding NUDIX hydrolase — MSFEAKIHEAQTKILRELLFLPAANFATLQKASGLESDHIKFHIKRLVELGYVQKVDGGYCLSVKGKEYANKLDTDAGVIERQPKVAVMLVIEREHAGEKQYLLQQRLKHPYYGFWGAPTGKVRWAESIVNAASRELTEETGLRGEFVHRGVYHECVRHAQTGEIIEDKIFHLMFCKVFSGKLAVQFEGGRNAWRTLDEMRDEPKKYKSFLREITACINGCGELTEIIYEYGNAEF; from the coding sequence ATGAGTTTTGAAGCAAAGATCCATGAGGCACAGACGAAAATTTTGCGGGAATTGTTATTTTTGCCAGCGGCCAATTTCGCAACACTACAAAAAGCAAGCGGTCTGGAAAGCGATCATATTAAATTTCACATCAAACGGCTCGTTGAGCTAGGTTATGTGCAGAAAGTCGACGGCGGGTACTGCCTCTCGGTCAAGGGTAAGGAGTACGCGAATAAGCTTGATACTGATGCCGGTGTTATTGAGCGGCAGCCAAAGGTGGCAGTTATGCTCGTTATCGAGCGTGAGCATGCTGGAGAAAAACAGTATTTGTTGCAGCAGCGGCTCAAGCACCCCTACTATGGGTTTTGGGGTGCGCCTACTGGCAAAGTGCGGTGGGCCGAGTCAATCGTCAATGCGGCCTCGCGTGAATTGACGGAGGAGACGGGCTTACGGGGTGAATTTGTTCATCGCGGGGTGTACCATGAATGTGTGCGCCATGCGCAAACAGGTGAAATTATCGAAGATAAGATCTTTCACCTGATGTTTTGCAAGGTATTTTCAGGCAAATTGGCCGTACAGTTTGAGGGCGGCAGAAATGCCTGGCGTACGCTCGACGAGATGCGTGATGAGCCAAAAAAGTACAAGAGTTTTTTGCGAGAAATCACGGCGTGTATCAACGGGTGCGGCGAGTTGACTGAAATAATATATGAATATGGTAATGCGGAGTTCTAA
- a CDS encoding peptide deformylase: MKREIVNFFTEGGRKILTQEAVPVKHEDIGSDHVQQTIDDMLETLRSQGPGGVGIAANQIGSDLAIFIIDVRPPEDAKVEPFRLVAINPKIVEYSGEPVKSLNPEGCLSGVTGDSETTPMGFTTRYPEVTLRWTDEQGETHEQAFDSMYAWVIQHETDHLNGIFFTDRIKSGPRTEKAALAELAIRRASTNSTQE, from the coding sequence ATGAAACGCGAAATTGTAAATTTTTTTACTGAAGGTGGCCGTAAAATACTAACGCAAGAAGCCGTACCCGTCAAACATGAGGACATAGGGAGCGATCATGTGCAACAGACCATAGACGATATGCTCGAGACGCTGCGTTCACAGGGTCCCGGAGGCGTAGGTATCGCCGCTAATCAAATTGGGAGCGATCTCGCAATCTTTATCATTGATGTGCGGCCGCCTGAGGATGCAAAAGTCGAGCCATTTCGGCTTGTGGCAATTAACCCCAAGATCGTTGAATACAGCGGTGAACCTGTGAAGAGCTTGAATCCAGAGGGCTGCCTGAGCGGAGTGACGGGTGATTCTGAAACGACACCAATGGGTTTTACCACGCGTTACCCTGAGGTTACGTTGCGCTGGACAGATGAGCAGGGCGAGACGCATGAACAGGCCTTTGATAGTATGTATGCTTGGGTTATCCAGCACGAAACAGATCATTTGAACGGTATCTTTTTTACAGACAGAATAAAAAGTGGGCCGCGGACAGAGAAGGCCGCCCTGGCTGAGTTGGCGATCCGCAGAGCGTCAACTAACAGTACTCAGGAATGA
- a CDS encoding ABC transporter ATP-binding protein has product MRQQHAKTTLQLLWRASRPYKWRRNLALITATLTLAVGTIVGPLIIAQLLDMIQHAQLQTDSVWTLVIFYGISQLWSEIIGWRIVLYLMWTLETIMQRDIANKVFAKLSGETMFFHSNKFGGSLVSQNSKLSSCVERFWDELVWAVLPLVISLTGSIVILSMLLWQYALFLFMVSIIFGVAVFFGSRPMAKLSRREAEASNKVSGNLADMVSNVLAVKSSGAEKVEQQRFDKTNHAWRKASLATMRGFLTVSSVYSTINTSIRIGAIVFAIYAAQHNIVSVAAVYLIITYTGSVTRELWNMNSIMRNYNRIIGDAHEMVEILHTPTSLVDKSDKKLHVDRGVIDFDAVTFTHDEGKGAMLFRNFSLHITPGEKVGLVGSSGSGKTTLTKLLLRFADIDSGTITIDGQDIAEVTQSSLRSQIAYVPQEPLLFHRSVRENIAYGKANATDAEIEQAAKKAGAYDFIIKLQDGFDTLVGERGVKLSGGQRQRIAIARAIVKDAPILVLDEATSALDSESEVLIQKSLKTLMKNRTSIVIAHRLSTIAKLDRIIVMHNGKIIEDGSHDQLLKHGGHYAKLWQHQSGGFIDA; this is encoded by the coding sequence TTGCGACAACAACACGCAAAAACAACATTACAATTACTATGGCGAGCATCACGTCCATACAAATGGCGGCGCAACCTTGCTCTCATCACAGCGACACTAACCTTAGCAGTAGGCACAATTGTCGGGCCACTGATTATCGCACAGCTCCTGGATATGATTCAACATGCTCAGCTGCAGACTGACTCTGTGTGGACATTGGTAATTTTCTATGGCATAAGTCAGCTATGGTCAGAGATTATTGGGTGGCGGATAGTACTATATTTGATGTGGACGCTAGAAACCATTATGCAGCGCGACATCGCAAACAAGGTATTCGCTAAGCTATCTGGCGAGACCATGTTTTTCCACTCCAACAAATTTGGCGGCTCGCTCGTCAGCCAAAACAGCAAGCTCAGTAGCTGTGTTGAGCGGTTTTGGGATGAGCTAGTGTGGGCAGTGCTGCCGCTGGTCATCTCACTCACCGGATCAATTGTTATCCTGTCGATGTTACTCTGGCAATACGCGCTCTTTCTATTCATGGTCTCGATCATCTTTGGTGTAGCCGTCTTCTTTGGATCACGCCCAATGGCCAAATTAAGTAGGCGTGAGGCGGAGGCCAGCAACAAAGTAAGCGGCAACCTCGCTGACATGGTGTCAAATGTGCTTGCCGTTAAATCATCTGGCGCTGAAAAAGTCGAGCAGCAGCGATTTGATAAAACGAATCATGCATGGCGCAAGGCTAGCCTAGCCACTATGCGAGGATTTCTCACTGTCAGCAGTGTTTACTCAACGATAAACACCAGCATCCGAATCGGTGCCATCGTGTTCGCTATTTATGCAGCACAGCATAATATCGTTTCGGTCGCAGCAGTGTACTTAATCATCACCTATACTGGCAGCGTCACCCGTGAGCTGTGGAATATGAATAGCATTATGCGCAATTATAACCGGATCATCGGCGACGCCCATGAGATGGTTGAGATATTACACACACCAACATCACTTGTTGATAAGAGTGATAAAAAGCTTCATGTTGATCGCGGTGTCATTGATTTTGATGCCGTGACCTTTACGCATGACGAAGGCAAGGGGGCGATGCTATTTCGCAACTTTTCACTGCATATTACACCAGGCGAAAAAGTCGGGCTGGTTGGTTCTAGTGGTTCGGGCAAGACGACTCTGACGAAATTACTGCTGAGATTTGCCGACATTGACTCGGGCACAATCACGATTGACGGGCAGGATATTGCCGAGGTTACACAATCCAGCCTCCGTTCGCAGATCGCTTACGTGCCACAAGAGCCGCTACTATTTCACCGTTCGGTGCGCGAGAACATTGCCTACGGCAAGGCTAATGCCACCGACGCTGAGATTGAACAGGCAGCCAAAAAGGCGGGGGCTTATGATTTTATCATCAAGCTGCAGGATGGATTTGACACACTGGTCGGTGAACGCGGCGTCAAGTTGTCGGGTGGACAGCGCCAGCGCATCGCTATCGCTCGAGCCATCGTGAAAGATGCACCGATCTTGGTCCTCGACGAGGCGACCTCGGCGCTTGATTCTGAGTCAGAAGTTCTGATCCAAAAATCGCTCAAGACGCTGATGAAAAACCGTACCTCAATCGTCATCGCTCATCGACTTTCAACGATTGCAAAGCTTGATCGAATCATCGTGATGCATAATGGCAAGATAATCGAGGATGGCTCGCATGACCAGCTCCTTAAGCACGGCGGCCACTACGCGAAACTGTGGCAGCATCAATCTGGCGGCTTTATTGACGCCTAA
- a CDS encoding DedA family protein, translating into MHAFIDFIVHFGVVAILLVVFAESGLLFGFIFPGDSLLFTAGYMVQQHILPIDIHFFALLLSFMAILGDSVGYAFGHKVGRKLFERKNSRFFKKKYLVQAEKFYEKHGSLTVVLARFVPIVRTFAPIVAGASKMHYRTFIVFNIIGGVIWATLFTYLGFFAGKALTDAGINIEVAALIIIFLSVLPMIIHALKQEHTRAALRQQVSVLLGKTRRKKQ; encoded by the coding sequence ATGCACGCGTTTATTGATTTTATTGTTCATTTTGGTGTTGTCGCGATTTTGCTGGTTGTCTTTGCCGAATCAGGCCTACTCTTTGGTTTCATTTTCCCGGGTGACAGCCTGCTGTTTACGGCTGGCTATATGGTACAGCAACATATTCTGCCAATTGATATTCATTTCTTTGCACTACTACTCTCGTTCATGGCTATCCTTGGCGATAGCGTTGGCTACGCATTTGGACATAAAGTTGGCCGTAAATTATTTGAACGCAAAAACTCTCGCTTCTTTAAGAAGAAATATCTCGTGCAAGCCGAAAAGTTTTACGAAAAGCATGGCTCACTTACCGTGGTGCTGGCGCGATTTGTACCGATCGTGCGTACGTTTGCGCCAATCGTGGCTGGCGCTAGCAAGATGCACTACCGAACCTTTATCGTCTTTAATATCATTGGCGGCGTTATTTGGGCCACACTTTTCACCTACCTCGGATTCTTTGCTGGCAAAGCGCTCACCGACGCTGGTATTAATATTGAGGTCGCTGCACTAATTATCATCTTCTTGTCAGTGCTGCCAATGATCATTCACGCCCTCAAGCAGGAGCATACTCGCGCGGCGCTGCGCCAACAAGTATCAGTCCTACTCGGTAAGACTCGCCGCAAAAAGCAATAA
- the uvrA gene encoding excinuclease ABC subunit UvrA, giving the protein MPEVICVKGAREHNLKNIDVEIPRDKLVVITGLSGSGKSSLAFDTIYAEGQRRYVESLSSYARQFLGIMDKPDVDSIEGLSPAISIDQKSTSRNPRSTVATVTEIYDYLRLLFARIGTPHCPALKPDGTRCHKPVSRRTAEAIIQEIIKQYDGKRLLLLAPIVKNKKGEFAHIPEQYQRLGYARVRVDGVVYALDEFPQLQKSYKHSIELVVDRLVVNNDLTSRLSQSVEQALELGQGVVEVLDADTDELKTFSQRYACVDHPDEEIPELEPRLFSFNAPQGACPSCTGLGSRLEVDPHLVLNENLTIAEGAIRPYNRINVDNFYMRKISAVAEAHGFSIRTPVGQLSEEARHKVLYGTGDQKYPVQLGNGRYYDAVYEGVIPNLERRWKETDSEFMRKDIERFMRQRDCYVCGGARLKPVVLAVTVQGLNIMDICDLGVDDAFDLFTHKLTLNEQQAMIARLILKEITARLGFMSNVGLNYLELGRAANTLSGGEAQRIRLATQIGSGLQGVLYVLDEPSIGLHQRDNDRLIATLKRLRDLGNTVLVVEHDEDTIRQSDFLIDMGPGAGVHGGTVVALGAPNEVAKCTDSITGQYLSGVEKIAVPKHRRQVDASRQLIVRGARENNLKQIDVAFPLGLMTVVSGVSGSGKSTLVNDIVAKELAARLNRASDVPGAHDKIEGIKQLDKAIVIDQSPIGRTPRSNPATYTGIFTPIRELFASTPEANVRGYKAGRFSFNVKGGRCENCQGDGMIKIEMHFLPDVYVQCDECHGKRYNREALEIKYKNKTIADVLDMTVEQAADFFDSVPNIARKLQTLVEVGLGYIKLGQPATTFSGGEAQRIKLATELSKRSTGKTMYILDEPTTGLHSADVKRLLGILQQLVDGGNSMIIIEHNLDVIKSADWIIDMGPEGGLGGGTVVASGTPEEVANVPESFTGRYLKSLL; this is encoded by the coding sequence ATGCCAGAGGTAATTTGCGTCAAGGGCGCCCGTGAACACAATCTGAAAAATATTGACGTGGAGATCCCGCGCGATAAATTAGTGGTGATCACTGGTCTCAGTGGTAGTGGTAAGTCGTCGCTAGCGTTTGATACGATTTACGCCGAGGGGCAGCGTCGCTATGTCGAGAGTCTGTCGAGTTATGCGCGGCAATTTTTGGGCATTATGGATAAGCCGGATGTTGATAGTATCGAGGGCCTGAGTCCGGCGATTTCAATTGACCAGAAATCAACCAGCCGTAACCCGCGTTCAACCGTGGCGACGGTGACCGAGATTTATGATTATTTGCGACTCTTGTTCGCGCGGATTGGCACGCCGCATTGTCCGGCCCTCAAGCCAGACGGCACACGCTGCCATAAGCCAGTGTCACGCCGCACAGCCGAGGCGATTATCCAGGAGATTATCAAGCAATATGATGGCAAGCGATTGTTGCTACTCGCGCCAATTGTTAAAAATAAGAAGGGCGAGTTTGCACACATTCCAGAGCAGTATCAACGGTTAGGTTACGCCCGGGTGCGTGTGGATGGGGTGGTGTATGCGCTGGATGAGTTTCCGCAATTACAGAAAAGTTACAAGCATAGCATTGAGCTGGTGGTTGATCGCCTAGTGGTGAACAATGACCTAACTAGCCGGTTGAGCCAGAGCGTCGAGCAGGCGCTGGAGCTTGGCCAGGGTGTGGTTGAGGTGCTGGATGCTGATACGGATGAACTGAAGACGTTCTCGCAGCGATATGCCTGTGTTGATCATCCGGATGAGGAGATCCCAGAGCTTGAGCCGCGTCTGTTTAGTTTTAATGCACCGCAAGGGGCCTGTCCGAGTTGTACTGGACTTGGCAGTCGCTTGGAGGTTGATCCTCATTTAGTACTGAACGAGAATCTGACGATTGCCGAGGGGGCAATTCGGCCATACAACCGGATCAATGTCGATAATTTTTACATGCGCAAGATTTCGGCGGTAGCTGAGGCGCATGGTTTCAGTATTCGGACACCGGTCGGGCAGCTATCTGAGGAAGCGCGACACAAGGTACTGTACGGTACGGGTGATCAGAAATATCCGGTGCAGCTTGGCAATGGACGGTATTATGATGCAGTGTATGAGGGAGTAATTCCGAATCTGGAGCGACGTTGGAAAGAAACCGATAGTGAATTTATGCGTAAGGACATCGAGCGGTTTATGCGCCAGCGGGATTGTTATGTTTGCGGCGGCGCGCGGCTGAAGCCGGTTGTCCTAGCAGTAACGGTACAGGGTCTGAATATCATGGATATTTGCGACCTTGGCGTTGATGATGCGTTTGACTTGTTCACTCACAAGTTAACACTAAATGAGCAGCAGGCGATGATCGCCCGGCTTATTTTGAAAGAGATTACAGCACGGCTCGGGTTTATGAGTAATGTCGGGCTGAATTATTTGGAGTTAGGGCGCGCCGCCAATACACTGAGCGGCGGTGAGGCGCAGCGAATTCGGCTGGCAACGCAAATTGGCAGCGGTTTGCAGGGTGTGCTGTATGTGCTGGATGAGCCGTCGATTGGTTTGCACCAGCGTGATAATGACCGGCTAATTGCTACGCTGAAGCGTCTGCGCGATTTAGGTAACACGGTGCTAGTAGTCGAACACGACGAGGATACCATTCGGCAGAGCGACTTTTTGATTGACATGGGGCCGGGTGCTGGTGTTCATGGCGGCACGGTGGTGGCGCTGGGTGCGCCAAATGAGGTGGCTAAATGCACGGATAGTATAACCGGGCAGTATCTGTCGGGTGTAGAAAAAATTGCCGTACCAAAACACCGCCGCCAGGTTGATGCGAGCCGTCAACTAATCGTCCGCGGCGCTCGTGAGAATAATTTGAAACAAATTGATGTGGCATTTCCGTTGGGCCTGATGACAGTGGTGTCGGGTGTCTCAGGCAGCGGTAAGTCGACGCTAGTTAATGATATCGTCGCCAAGGAATTAGCGGCACGGCTCAACCGGGCTAGTGACGTACCTGGCGCACACGATAAAATTGAGGGAATAAAGCAGTTGGATAAAGCTATCGTCATCGATCAGTCACCAATTGGCCGTACGCCACGCTCTAATCCAGCGACCTACACTGGTATTTTTACGCCAATTCGCGAACTGTTTGCCAGTACTCCTGAGGCTAATGTCCGCGGTTATAAAGCTGGTCGGTTCAGTTTTAATGTCAAGGGCGGTCGCTGCGAAAACTGCCAAGGCGACGGTATGATCAAGATTGAAATGCATTTCTTGCCGGATGTCTACGTCCAGTGCGACGAATGCCACGGTAAGCGTTACAATCGTGAGGCGCTGGAAATTAAGTATAAAAATAAGACGATTGCTGATGTACTCGATATGACGGTTGAGCAAGCAGCGGACTTCTTTGATAGCGTGCCTAATATCGCTCGGAAATTACAGACGTTGGTCGAGGTTGGTCTTGGTTATATTAAGCTCGGTCAGCCAGCAACCACCTTTTCGGGTGGCGAGGCGCAGCGTATCAAGCTAGCGACGGAGCTTTCAAAGCGTTCGACGGGCAAGACGATGTACATTCTGGATGAGCCGACAACTGGGCTACATTCTGCCGATGTTAAGCGATTGCTGGGAATTTTGCAGCAGCTGGTTGACGGCGGTAACAGCATGATTATTATTGAGCACAATCTGGATGTGATTAAATCGGCCGACTGGATTATCGATATGGGGCCTGAGGGTGGTCTCGGCGGCGGTACGGTAGTAGCGAGCGGTACGCCAGAAGAAGTCGCCAACGTGCCAGAATCATTTACCGGTAGGTATCTGAAAAGTTTGCTGTAG
- a CDS encoding FtsX-like permease family protein translates to MQRLVIAKQLGGVQREKRYAALRLIGATKKQVTRVILLESLIASIVGVVIGLVAFWLFQAPLQNFEMGGARFWPADLQLNWLQYLLIIALTLALTIGVSWRRMRRAQISPLGVARTQEKVKKLRIWRVLPLAIGLGIFAWASTPAGHQWLHGQADSSLGAMMVLAAGVMLVMFGLVLAGGWLTNCIARWCARWARSGLVLIASKRIAVHSRAVFRSVSGVVLALFAGSFYLTAVSGIEMLSASSVNNNGYSQRKGNSAIIIGDSLPQSMQQTFNRQQYIVNSAAIYPLEKGHAMRCSDLASYTEHTCPSGARPDQFALINFDAPVTQSVTLMDTVETKGNVNYLVTLQNAVDVDQLRGLVGERLQSANPMWVVGGADSKRPAINPVIKNFADLAYVGMGVTLFVAVASLIVSTIGGLLERRRSLFTLRLGGMKLSQLKRLVGFESLVPLVSVSLLSCAIGVWTGLVFISILPTSLKPVITPLYCLIVGAGLAMAIVGIYIILPMIKKLTSPEANQTE, encoded by the coding sequence ATGCAACGGCTGGTCATCGCCAAACAATTAGGTGGCGTACAGCGTGAGAAACGCTATGCGGCATTGCGGTTGATTGGCGCCACAAAAAAGCAAGTGACACGAGTGATTCTCCTCGAGTCACTTATAGCTTCGATTGTCGGAGTTGTTATTGGTCTCGTAGCGTTTTGGCTGTTTCAGGCACCGCTACAGAATTTTGAGATGGGTGGTGCACGATTCTGGCCGGCTGATTTGCAGCTAAACTGGCTACAGTATCTGTTAATCATTGCATTGACACTGGCGTTAACTATTGGTGTGAGCTGGCGGCGGATGCGGCGAGCACAGATTTCACCACTTGGCGTAGCCCGGACGCAAGAAAAAGTAAAGAAGTTGCGTATTTGGCGAGTACTACCACTAGCAATAGGTCTTGGTATCTTTGCCTGGGCCTCGACTCCTGCGGGACATCAGTGGCTTCATGGGCAAGCAGATAGTTCATTAGGAGCAATGATGGTGCTCGCGGCGGGAGTGATGCTTGTTATGTTTGGCCTGGTATTGGCCGGTGGCTGGCTGACGAATTGTATCGCACGATGGTGCGCTCGGTGGGCGCGTAGCGGTCTGGTGCTGATCGCAAGTAAGCGTATCGCGGTACATTCGCGAGCTGTATTCCGCAGTGTCAGTGGTGTCGTCTTGGCACTATTTGCAGGGAGTTTTTATCTGACGGCAGTTAGTGGCATTGAAATGCTGAGTGCATCATCAGTTAATAATAATGGCTACTCACAGCGTAAGGGTAACTCTGCGATAATTATTGGTGATTCACTGCCGCAGTCAATGCAGCAAACTTTTAATAGGCAGCAATATATTGTAAATAGTGCAGCAATATATCCTCTCGAAAAAGGCCATGCTATGCGTTGTAGCGATCTAGCATCATACACTGAGCATACGTGCCCAAGCGGTGCTCGTCCGGATCAATTTGCACTCATCAATTTTGATGCGCCAGTTACGCAGTCGGTGACATTGATGGATACTGTTGAAACAAAGGGCAACGTTAATTATCTCGTGACTCTACAAAATGCAGTTGATGTTGATCAATTGCGAGGCCTAGTTGGTGAGCGACTACAATCAGCCAATCCAATGTGGGTCGTTGGTGGTGCTGATTCTAAGCGGCCAGCCATTAATCCAGTCATCAAAAACTTCGCCGATCTTGCCTATGTTGGTATGGGTGTGACATTGTTTGTCGCCGTAGCAAGTTTAATTGTATCGACGATTGGTGGACTCTTGGAGCGACGGAGATCACTGTTTACGTTACGGCTCGGTGGGATGAAGCTCAGTCAGCTAAAGCGCCTCGTTGGCTTTGAATCGCTAGTGCCGTTAGTGAGTGTCTCCCTACTCTCGTGTGCTATCGGTGTGTGGACAGGATTGGTATTTATCAGCATCCTTCCAACCTCCCTAAAGCCAGTTATTACACCACTATATTGCTTGATTGTTGGTGCTGGACTGGCAATGGCTATTGTTGGTATCTATATCATATTGCCAATGATCAAGAAGCTGACGTCACCAGAAGCAAATCAGACCGAGTAA
- a CDS encoding ABC transporter ATP-binding protein: MGKPIISARNIKKSFGQAQALRGVSLDVMAGEVLAIMGPSGSGKSTLLHSLAAIIGVDSGEIHFDGHRIDVMNDDKRSILRRTRFGFVFQFGQLVPELTSLDNVALPLLLNGAKRQEAYKQAEHWLKAVGLSDKAGSMLGELSGGQMQRVAIARAMVTNPTVLFADEPTGSLDSLNSEKIMELFIATAKEHGTTVIMVTHEPTIAAYADREIIVRDGQIASAGHVQSVSSDVHSRRAI; encoded by the coding sequence ATGGGCAAGCCAATTATTAGTGCGAGGAATATCAAGAAATCATTTGGACAGGCGCAAGCGCTGCGTGGTGTATCGCTTGATGTTATGGCCGGCGAGGTGCTAGCGATTATGGGGCCAAGTGGTTCGGGCAAATCAACATTATTGCACAGTCTAGCAGCGATTATCGGTGTTGATAGTGGTGAGATTCATTTTGATGGTCACCGTATTGATGTAATGAATGATGATAAACGTAGTATCTTGCGGCGGACTCGCTTTGGTTTCGTTTTTCAGTTTGGACAACTCGTGCCAGAATTGACCAGTCTCGATAATGTAGCCCTGCCTCTGCTGCTCAATGGTGCTAAGCGACAGGAGGCTTACAAGCAAGCTGAGCACTGGCTCAAAGCGGTCGGACTCAGCGACAAGGCTGGCAGCATGCTTGGTGAATTATCGGGTGGTCAGATGCAACGTGTAGCGATTGCTCGTGCTATGGTGACCAATCCAACCGTACTGTTTGCCGACGAGCCAACCGGATCGTTGGATAGCCTTAACTCGGAGAAGATTATGGAGTTATTTATTGCAACCGCTAAAGAGCATGGAACAACGGTTATCATGGTGACCCATGAACCGACGATTGCTGCGTATGCAGATCGTGAGATCATTGTTCGTGATGGTCAAATTGCAAGCGCTGGACATGTACAATCAGTGAGCTCTGATGTTCATAGCAGGAGGGCTATATAA
- a CDS encoding ketopantoate reductase family protein gives MRYLIYGAGTIGLTYAHLLAVHHDVDVLVLPERYEEVSQGVPLAIKDLRQRDNTYQSTVFYPQCVTSPVGYYDVILVTVNRCQLQSVLPILAKYQPKARWIGFMQNNWNLASEVDQYISPDDYFIAFPSSIGGGRDNNGVKVIIFPTPTRVGGARAGAKLFMQHLKEAGVASSYDARLLDWMKVHYLQQSATAGAIASSGSFSALTHDPGAIRQLIMALRDGMSLCRHQGVAVWRVFPFNVLSMMPLRVATAIMRHALQQPDVVDMVTGHMKHGFNEWLAGYDEVLADGRRLGVLMPVWQAYNPAVQRYKATIH, from the coding sequence ATGCGGTACTTAATTTATGGTGCGGGAACAATCGGTCTGACGTATGCACATTTATTAGCGGTACACCATGATGTGGATGTGCTCGTATTGCCTGAGCGGTATGAAGAGGTGTCGCAAGGCGTGCCACTTGCTATAAAGGATTTGCGTCAGCGTGACAATACGTATCAGTCGACGGTATTTTACCCACAGTGTGTCACATCGCCAGTAGGTTATTACGACGTTATATTAGTAACGGTTAATCGCTGTCAACTTCAATCGGTACTGCCGATACTAGCAAAGTATCAGCCTAAGGCTAGGTGGATTGGATTTATGCAAAATAATTGGAATCTGGCCAGTGAGGTTGATCAATATATATCGCCTGATGATTATTTTATTGCCTTCCCTTCCAGTATTGGCGGTGGGCGAGATAATAATGGCGTGAAGGTTATTATATTTCCAACACCGACGCGGGTTGGTGGTGCAAGGGCGGGAGCAAAGTTATTCATGCAGCATTTAAAAGAAGCTGGGGTAGCGAGCAGCTATGATGCTCGTCTGCTTGATTGGATGAAAGTTCATTATCTCCAGCAATCAGCAACTGCTGGCGCCATAGCTAGTAGTGGCAGTTTTTCGGCATTAACGCATGATCCAGGGGCGATTCGTCAGCTAATTATGGCACTTCGTGACGGTATGTCTCTATGTCGTCACCAAGGTGTTGCGGTGTGGCGAGTTTTCCCTTTCAATGTACTATCAATGATGCCGCTAAGGGTAGCTACTGCAATAATGCGGCATGCACTTCAACAGCCCGATGTAGTCGATATGGTAACGGGTCATATGAAGCACGGATTTAACGAATGGCTAGCTGGGTATGATGAAGTATTGGCTGACGGCAGGCGGTTAGGGGTTTTGATGCCGGTATGGCAGGCATATAATCCGGCTGTTCAGCGCTATAAGGCAACTATACACTAA